The following nucleotide sequence is from Aneurinibacillus soli.
CCTGCTACGCCTTCATTACCTTTCGCCCCTGTACCTACGTTTGCCCATTTAACAGACTTACCTGTCTGCTCTTTCGTCCATTTTGCTGGCACAGCTGCGTTTAAATATGTTGTTACGATATGTGTAGTACCGGAGCCGTCAGAACGGTGTACCGGGAAGATATCAGTTGCTGGAAGTGCTACGCCTTTATTGTCCGCAGCAATTTTCGGATCGTTCCATTTTTTGATCTTGCCATTATAGATGTCTGCAATGTTTTCTGGAGTCAGCTTCAGGTTTTTCACACCTTCAAGGTTGTACGCAATGGCTACACCACCAAGTGTTACCGGAATGTGAAGCACATTACCGCCTGCTGCTTTCAGCTCATCGTCTTTCATCGGAGCATCAGAAGCTGCGAAGTCAACGGTTTTAGCAGTCAGCTGTTTGATCCCGCCGCCAGAACCAATGGATTGATAGTTTACTTTTACATCCGCATGCTCTTTGGAATATTCACTGAACATTTTAGAGAACAACGGATTTACAAATGTAGAACCTGCTCCATTCAAGAGTCCAGTGTCTCCGCTAGCTGCTTTCTCACTACCTGGTTTCGCCGTATCTTTATTTGTTGTAAGATCGTTATTGCTAGAACCACAGCCAGTAAGAGCTGTCATGATCATACCTGTAGCTGCTAATACCCCTAATTTTTTTAACACTGCAAGAATCCCCCTTAGTAGTTTTAGTAGATGAGCTCTACTAGTTTTTTTGGTGTCTCGCTCGAGATTCATAGTAAAGCACTTGAGGGGGTGGAACAAGGCATTTAACTCTATCTTTAATCTATCTTTACAAAGCGTTTACATAGTAAATAAATACAGGAAATATATGTTTTTCACAAGCAAAAAACCCTTATTTCTAAGGGCTTACGTTTTTTGTAAATTTTTAATTAAGACTCGATTATACAATCCTATATTTTAAAAATATGTATAGCA
It contains:
- the pstS gene encoding phosphate ABC transporter substrate-binding protein PstS, with amino-acid sequence MLKKLGVLAATGMIMTALTGCGSSNNDLTTNKDTAKPGSEKAASGDTGLLNGAGSTFVNPLFSKMFSEYSKEHADVKVNYQSIGSGGGIKQLTAKTVDFAASDAPMKDDELKAAGGNVLHIPVTLGGVAIAYNLEGVKNLKLTPENIADIYNGKIKKWNDPKIAADNKGVALPATDIFPVHRSDGSGTTHIVTTYLNAAVPAKWTKEQTGKSVKWANVGTGAKGNEGVAGQVQNTPGSIGYVELAYVIQNNMTAASIKNKDGQFVAPTLETVTSAAKGALTTIPEDLKVKLSNQPGKDSYPIVGTTWVLVPENLTLDKAKAEKMLTMLKWAVTDGQKYAGELNYAPMPKELQDKGVEALKKVKVNGEAVLK